From Cygnus atratus isolate AKBS03 ecotype Queensland, Australia chromosome 1, CAtr_DNAZoo_HiC_assembly, whole genome shotgun sequence, the proteins below share one genomic window:
- the IFNG gene encoding interferon gamma: MTCQTYCLFVLSVIVIYFGCSGSALFLSQLQHDIDKLKADFNASNSDVADGNPVFIEKLKNWTERNEKRIILSQIVSLYLEMLKKTDMSKPHIKNLSEQLSTLRDTLSDDYKKFKDLVDLSNLQLTGLKIQRKAVSELFSVLQKLLETSTLKRKRSQSPKRCRC; encoded by the exons ATGACTTGCCAGACCTACTGCTTGTTTGTTCTCTCTGTCATCGTGATTTATTTTGGATGTTCTGGAAGTGCTCTATTTCTTAGTCAACTTCAGCATGACATAGACAAACTGAAAGCTGACTTT AACGCAAGTAATTCAGATGTAGCTGATGGCAATCCTGTTTTTatagagaaactgaaaaactggACAGAG aggaatgaaaaaagGATCATACTGAGCCAGATTGTTTCCCTGTACTTggaaatgttaaagaaaactGACATGTCAAAGCCACACATCAAAAACCTTTCTGAGCAGCTCAGTACTCTGAGAGACACCCTTTCTGATGACTATAAGAAGTTCAAAGACCTTGTGGACCTGTCAAACCTTCAG CTGACTGGCTTGAAAATCCAACGCAAGGCTGTGAGTGAGCTGTTCAGTGTCTTACAGAAACTGCTGGAGACTTCGActctcaaaaggaaaaggagccaGTCTCCAAAGAGATGCAGATGTTAA